CGATCACGGATCAAGAGCTGGCTCGTGCCCGCGAAGCGGTTTGATGATGTTGCGGGCGGCTTGGGTGGTCCAGGCGCCGGTCGGATGCTTGGTGACCCCTGCGATGTGGACGCGACGCGTGTCGAGTTCGCGGCCGGAGCGCGGGCGGTGTCTTCATGTCGATCGCATCGACAGGAGGACCAAGCATGACGAGCACACCTCGGCTCCCGCAAGCGTAGATCACCGGCCTGTCCGGGTGGCTGCTGAAGCGGCTCAGCCGCAAGCACCTCGGCGAGGTCCCCGAGGCGACCGGCGTGATGTGGCACAACCGGGCGGTGCTGTTCAGCTCGATGGGCTTCGGCCGCAAGGTCGAGAAGTGGGACCGGCTCGACCGTACCCTGAAGACGTACGCGCACATGGCGGTTGCCTCATGGCTGAGCGTTCGCGAGGTCATCGCCGCTGAGCACGTTGTCGCGGTTGCCGTTTTGGTGCAGGTGGCCACGGTTCGTGTGCCCCGCCCGCGCGGCGACCTCGTTCGGTGTCGCACCCGCCGAGCACTACAGGCTGATAGCGGTGTGTCGCAGCCCGTGCGGGGTTAGCCCGTCGAGTCCCGCAGCCGCGACGGCGCGGTCCCAGTAACCGGGAGCGGAACACCCCCGCCTCGCACTGGGCCACCTCTCGGCGAGGGGGAGACGAGCGCGTCCCTCCGGACTCGGCGTACTCGGCGAGGTGGACGGTAAGCGCGTCGACGACCGGGCGGGGGAGGGGAACGGTCCTCCCGGAGGTGGCCCGCCGGCGTCAAGCCCACGTGAGATGCCAAGGTTTGCAGGAATTGCGCACAAGAACTGAGGCCNNNNNNNNNNNNNNNNNNCGCTGTTACTCTGGTTTCGTCGCCCTCGGCACGGCGGCTTCGGGATCCGCCGCCCTTTGCCCCGGTCGCCGGGGGCGACGGTCTATTGCTATCAAGCCCACGCGAGAAAGCCCCCGCCCCCCGCTGACGACGCCGCCATGCCGAGGTCAGCTCCTCTGCGACCCCAGTATTTCGACACCTGAGCAGCAGGTAGCCATACACCTGAGGAAGATCACGGGGATAGAGGGCGACCAGCACCTCGACGACATCAGCCGGCAGACCTTCCTCGCCGGGGGTGACCACACCTCATCATCGCTGCTCGCCCATGTTGTCCGAACATCTCCGGACAACTTCTGTCGACGCCGATGCGCCATACCGTCGCGTCGCCGATCCCGGATGACAGCATCGGCCGTGTCGGTGACCGCTGAAAACTGATCCCCTATCGCCCGGTAAGCCAGGGGGCGCAATCAGCCGCGAGGACCTTCATCGCTGGGTTACACCCGCGATTCGATCTGCGGGTTCCCGCCGTCTCAGGGCTCGATCGTGAGGTAGTCGTCCAAACCAGTCAGCTCGAGCACCCTTCGTGCCGGGGGTTGGGGAGAGCGGAGAACGAGCTTGCCTCCATTCGTTTCGACGTGTTTGAGCGCCCGGACGAGGATCTTGATGCCCTGAGCGTCCATGAAGCTCACGCCCTCGAGGTCGATGACAAGTTCGCCATGATTGTCGTCGAGCACGCCGGCCAGCGCGTCCCACAGACGGGGAGCAGTTCCCAGGTCAAGCTCGCCGCGGGCCTGGATGACGAGAGGCCCGTTGTCGGATGCCACGCGGGCGGCAAACGGCTCGAAATCGGGAAGCGACCTGGCGGTCATAGCCGGGTGATGGGGAGCTGGCGGTTGAGCCCCGTCCGCTCCAGCAGGGAACCGACCACCGGCGACGGGGCGCTCAGGGTCAGTTCGCCCCCTCGCTGGCGCAAGCGCCCGAGTGCATCGAGGAAGACCTCGACGCCAGTGGCGTCGAAGGAGGTCAACCCGCTGAGGTCGAGGATGATGTCGAGGTTCCCCTGGCCCTCGATGAGCTCGGCCAGGTGCGTTTGCAGCTCGCCCGCGGCTGCGGCATCCAGGTCCCCCTCGACGCGGACCACCACCGCGCCCAGCGCGCGTGAGCAGGTCAACGAGAATCGGTCATGATCGACCAGCGCCACCGAAGACCTCCTGATCAGCGAAGGGACTCCGGGCGCGGACACCTCCTCGAGGCGCCGTGGGAGGAGCCCTCCCCCTCAGGCTGGCTGCTCAACCGTGATCAGTATGTGGCGGCGAGCACCATCCGGCAAGCGCGACCGCCGAGTCCCGTACGGCGCCCGGCGGATCTCGAAGCAGGCTGCCTCCCCTCGGCGCGAACGCATCCATCCCGCCCCTGTCGAGCAGCCCCGATCGGCAGGCTGTCGGCAGGCATCGAGCTGGTCGGCAACGCTCGCCTCGTGGCGCTCCGAACCCGCTCGCGGACCAGGCATCGCGATCGACGTGGATCGGCGCCGAGACGGCCCCGCGTAACGAAGCGAGCGGATCACCTGGTGGGCGACGCGCTCCACCGCGGTGGACAGTGAATGGCGCCGCTGTCCAGAAGTGCCCGAGCAGAAGCTGCATCGGCGCCGTGGCGCGGCATCAGGATGCCGGTGGCCTGTTGGACCACATCGTCTGAGCGACCCAGCCGTCGGTTGAGGCCCTCAACCTCCTCCCGCCTCCGGGAGTACTCCCGTGCGTTCGCGACCGCGTAGGCGGCCTGCGCACAAAGCGAACGGCAGCTCGTCGCTGACTCGTCCCGAACGCCCCAGCCGAGCGAGAGTAGAGGTTGAGTGCCGCTCGCATCTCAGCGCGGTTCACCGACAGCGTCACGGTCAGGCAACTGAGCACGCCCTGTTGAAAGGCGTAGTGAGAAAAATGAGGCCAGCACTGATCGTCGGGCGTGGAGTCGATACCTTGCTCGGTGCCGCTGA
The genomic region above belongs to Actinomycetota bacterium and contains:
- a CDS encoding STAS domain-containing protein; this translates as MTARSLPDFEPFAARVASDNGPLVIQARGELDLGTAPRLWDALAGVLDDNHGELVIDLEGVSFMDAQGIKILVRALKHVETNGGKLVLRSPQPPARRVLELTGLDDYLTIEP
- a CDS encoding STAS domain-containing protein; protein product: MSAPGVPSLIRRSSVALVDHDRFSLTCSRALGAVVVRVEGDLDAAAAGELQTHLAELIEGQGNLDIILDLSGLTSFDATGVEVFLDALGRLRQRGGELTLSAPSPVVGSLLERTGLNRQLPITRL